A genomic stretch from Corynebacterium terpenotabidum Y-11 includes:
- a CDS encoding DEAD/DEAH box helicase: protein MTDTENVSGDDNQPDTSQSTVPQNDLLETPVETTPGVGDNVGADDSEKTADGNATEESSASTDETTDNTTDETVDTATEEISETEASNGFDGLGLPDRILDAVRKVGYVTPSPIQSMTIPALMEGRDVVGLAQTGTGKTAAFALPALSRLDVNERHPQVLVLAPTRELALQSADAFESFAAQLGGVNILPIYGGAPYGAQLSGLRRGAHVVVGTPGRVIDHLEKGSLDLSQLRFLVLDEADEMLNMGFQEDVERILSDTPDSRQVALFSATMPSAIRRLSKQYLNDAVEYSVKSEQRTNDNITQDYLMVSHRNKLDALTRILEVTEFEAMILFVRTKSDTEELAEKLRARGFEAAAINGDIAQNQRERTVDQLKDGRLDILVATDVAARGLDVDRITHVFNYDIPRDTESYVHRIGRTGRAGRSGRAILFVTPRERRLLKNIERVTKSHLNEIELPSVDEVNNARKAKFFASITEALGGSEVDVFRDLVTGYVEANDVTPTDVAAALAAKMQGKEPFYTKEIQEPQRRERRTRDDRDFDDSPGVHRPFSERFSKEAPKVTDRNGKELAVYRVSVGHRQRVRPGAIVGALANEGGLNSRDFGRISIFSEHSLVELPADLPKEVFEQLDQTRISGKLINIEPDPGAPAGRPGRNRRDRDDRDGGESRGGRGGYSRGRDDRGGRGERGDRYSDRGRFDRDRGNRDHGSRDHGGRSSWRGNRNDRYDRNDRNDRGGDRGGYRGRRDRD, encoded by the coding sequence ATGACTGACACTGAGAACGTTTCCGGCGACGATAACCAGCCGGACACCTCCCAGTCGACGGTTCCTCAGAACGATCTGCTCGAGACCCCGGTGGAGACCACCCCGGGTGTCGGTGACAACGTGGGCGCAGATGATTCCGAGAAGACCGCGGACGGGAACGCCACCGAAGAATCATCTGCATCGACCGACGAGACCACAGACAACACCACAGACGAGACGGTGGACACGGCCACCGAAGAAATCTCCGAGACCGAGGCGTCCAACGGATTCGACGGCCTCGGGCTGCCCGACCGCATCCTCGACGCGGTTCGTAAGGTCGGCTACGTCACCCCGTCCCCGATCCAGTCGATGACCATCCCGGCTCTCATGGAAGGACGCGACGTCGTCGGTCTGGCCCAGACCGGTACCGGCAAGACCGCCGCCTTCGCACTGCCGGCACTGTCCCGGCTCGACGTCAACGAGCGGCACCCCCAGGTGCTCGTCCTGGCACCGACCCGTGAGCTCGCCCTCCAGTCGGCGGACGCCTTCGAGTCCTTTGCCGCCCAGCTCGGTGGCGTGAACATCCTCCCAATCTACGGTGGTGCCCCCTACGGTGCCCAGCTGTCCGGTCTCCGGCGCGGCGCGCACGTGGTGGTCGGTACCCCGGGCCGGGTCATCGATCACCTGGAGAAGGGCAGCCTCGACCTGTCGCAGCTGCGTTTCCTGGTCCTCGACGAGGCCGACGAGATGCTGAACATGGGTTTCCAGGAAGATGTCGAGCGCATCCTCTCGGACACCCCTGACTCCCGCCAGGTCGCCCTGTTCTCCGCCACGATGCCGTCGGCGATCCGGCGGCTGTCCAAGCAATACCTCAATGACGCCGTGGAGTACTCGGTCAAGTCCGAGCAGCGGACCAACGACAACATCACGCAGGACTACCTGATGGTGTCGCACCGCAACAAGCTTGACGCCCTGACCCGCATCCTGGAGGTCACCGAGTTCGAGGCGATGATCCTCTTCGTCCGCACCAAGAGCGACACCGAGGAACTCGCCGAGAAGCTCCGGGCCCGGGGTTTCGAGGCTGCCGCGATCAACGGCGACATCGCCCAGAACCAGCGTGAGCGGACCGTCGACCAGCTCAAGGACGGCCGACTGGACATCCTTGTGGCCACCGACGTCGCCGCCCGTGGCCTCGATGTCGACCGGATCACCCATGTCTTCAACTACGACATCCCGCGGGACACCGAGTCCTACGTCCACCGCATCGGTAGGACGGGCCGGGCCGGTCGTAGCGGTCGGGCGATCCTCTTCGTCACCCCGCGTGAGCGTCGCCTGCTGAAGAACATCGAGCGGGTCACGAAGTCGCACCTCAACGAGATCGAGCTGCCCAGCGTCGACGAGGTCAACAACGCCCGCAAGGCGAAGTTCTTCGCCTCGATCACCGAGGCACTCGGCGGCAGCGAGGTGGACGTCTTCCGTGACCTGGTCACCGGCTACGTTGAGGCGAATGACGTCACCCCGACCGATGTCGCGGCCGCCCTCGCGGCCAAGATGCAGGGTAAGGAGCCCTTCTACACGAAGGAGATCCAGGAACCGCAGCGTCGGGAACGTCGCACCCGTGACGACCGCGACTTCGACGACAGCCCCGGCGTCCACCGGCCGTTCTCCGAGCGTTTCTCGAAGGAGGCTCCGAAGGTCACCGACCGTAACGGCAAGGAACTGGCCGTGTACCGCGTCAGCGTCGGCCACCGTCAGCGGGTGCGTCCCGGGGCCATCGTCGGTGCGCTGGCCAATGAGGGCGGTCTGAACTCCCGTGACTTCGGACGGATCAGCATCTTCTCCGAGCACTCCCTGGTGGAGCTGCCGGCGGACCTGCCGAAGGAGGTCTTCGAACAGCTCGACCAGACCCGCATCTCCGGCAAACTGATCAACATTGAGCCCGATCCGGGTGCTCCGGCCGGACGACCGGGCCGGAACCGTCGGGACCGCGACGACCGCGACGGTGGCGAGAGCCGCGGCGGCCGCGGCGGTTACAGTCGTGGCCGCGACGACCGAGGCGGACGCGGTGAGCGTGGCGACCGGTACTCCGACCGGGGCCGTTTCGACCGGGACCGCGGAAACCGTGACCACGGCAGCCGCGACCACGGTGGACGCAGCAGCTGGCGTGGCAACCGGAATGACCGGTACGACCGCAATGACCGCAACGACCGGGGTGGGGACCGCGGCGGTTACCGTGGACGGCGTGACCGCGACTAG